A window from Aerococcus sp. Group 1 encodes these proteins:
- a CDS encoding histidinol-phosphate transaminase, with protein MPKHGGNLKELSQEMGMDMTQALDFSANINPLGLPQAFKEVIVSHLDQLDRYPDYSYRDLRQTLADYYQMSYDHLLVGNGAAELIDLLAFALPYPMVTIEPCFNEYSASAKKYQRPHWSHLTQAENDFTFSLETFWSWLDDHRDRELDQGMAFSVWLCQPNNPTGTLYNPNLLSELLSGVSDRGGFLLVDESFIDFLPDQADYSLLGRVEKEENLVIIRSLTKFYAMPGLRLGVAMTSNQSLLHDLEGAQLTWSVNALAEACGRKMSDLSAYRQDSLNYLAAAKKDLQAGLENYTSLKIFPSAANFFLIQGPKDLAQNLLEKGIVLRQTADFKGLGPGYYRLAVRTKEENQALLQALADIL; from the coding sequence ATGCCAAAACATGGTGGAAATTTAAAGGAACTTAGTCAGGAAATGGGCATGGATATGACTCAGGCCTTGGACTTTTCCGCAAATATTAACCCCCTCGGCTTACCCCAAGCCTTTAAGGAAGTCATTGTTTCCCATTTGGACCAGCTGGACCGTTATCCGGATTACAGCTATCGGGATTTACGCCAAACCTTGGCGGACTACTATCAAATGTCCTATGACCACTTACTGGTGGGCAATGGGGCCGCAGAATTGATTGACCTTTTGGCCTTTGCCTTGCCGTATCCCATGGTGACCATTGAACCTTGCTTTAATGAGTACTCAGCTAGTGCTAAGAAGTACCAGCGCCCCCATTGGTCCCATCTGACTCAGGCAGAAAATGATTTTACCTTTAGCTTAGAAACTTTCTGGTCCTGGCTCGATGACCATCGGGACCGAGAGCTAGACCAGGGCATGGCCTTCTCAGTCTGGCTCTGCCAGCCTAATAATCCCACTGGGACCTTGTATAACCCCAACTTATTAAGTGAGTTATTAAGTGGCGTCAGCGACCGCGGAGGATTTTTATTGGTGGATGAATCCTTTATTGATTTTCTTCCTGACCAGGCTGACTATTCCCTGCTGGGACGAGTAGAAAAGGAAGAAAATTTGGTGATTATCCGCTCTTTGACCAAGTTTTACGCTATGCCTGGCCTGCGTTTAGGCGTGGCCATGACCAGTAACCAGTCCCTCTTGCATGACTTAGAGGGGGCCCAACTGACCTGGTCAGTCAATGCCTTAGCGGAAGCCTGTGGTCGGAAAATGTCTGACTTATCCGCTTACCGTCAAGACTCTTTGAATTATTTAGCTGCAGCTAAAAAAGACTTGCAGGCAGGATTGGAGAATTATACCAGTTTGAAAATCTTTCCTAGCGCAGCTAACTTCTTTTTAATCCAGGGGCCTAAAGACTTGGCCCAAAACTTACTGGAAAAGGGCATTGTTTTGCGACAGACAGCTGACTTCAAGGGTTTGGGACCTGGCTACTACCGCCTGGCTGTTCGAACTAAGGAAGAAAACCAGGCTTTGCTTCAAGCCTTGGCAGATATTTTATGA
- a CDS encoding bifunctional adenosylcobinamide kinase/adenosylcobinamide-phosphate guanylyltransferase → MGKIILISGAAKSGKTQLAEEMALASSAKRLCYIATQANQHTDQEMQRRILAHQAKRSERFDTVERFKDLPGWIASQSYDGYLLDCVTLWLTNLFFAYLEKQGTAAEAFDQKIANLKAEEIRAISDYFQQEVADLLLAAQETSASLWLVTNETGWGVTPPSQLGRLFVDFYGQVNQQLAAASDEVYLAIMGLKNR, encoded by the coding sequence ATGGGGAAAATTATTCTAATATCTGGAGCGGCCAAGAGCGGTAAAACCCAATTGGCCGAAGAGATGGCCTTGGCTTCTTCCGCTAAGCGTCTTTGCTATATCGCCACCCAGGCTAACCAACATACCGATCAGGAGATGCAGCGACGTATCCTGGCCCACCAAGCCAAGCGGTCGGAACGCTTTGATACAGTCGAACGTTTTAAAGACTTGCCTGGATGGATAGCTAGCCAGTCTTATGATGGTTACCTACTCGATTGTGTGACCTTGTGGTTAACCAACCTTTTCTTTGCTTATTTAGAAAAGCAGGGTACTGCAGCGGAAGCTTTTGACCAGAAGATCGCTAATCTTAAAGCCGAAGAGATTAGAGCCATTTCTGACTATTTCCAGCAAGAAGTTGCTGATCTGCTTCTAGCGGCTCAAGAGACTTCCGCCAGTTTATGGCTGGTGACCAATGAAACCGGTTGGGGCGTGACCCCGCCTAGCCAGCTGGGCCGCTTATTTGTTGATTTTTACGGACAAGTCAACCAGCAACTGGCTGCTGCTAGTGATGAGGTCTACTTAGCCATTATGGGACTAAAAAACAGGTGA
- the cobS gene encoding adenosylcobinamide-GDP ribazoletransferase yields the protein MIKVLIIYFQFFTRIPIPIAVDHPLERYRQGIYLLPLFGALLFSLLAFIYALLAYVLPIHVVWLLVLIFETVITGGFHMDALADTCDGIFSARKKEDMLRIMKDSRLGAFGGIALIFYYLLYYVLGSEVLNGLSGLGSQMGVIISLGLISRAMLALGHWQLVYSGYNPNGMGKMMVGTPKWGILLGQVLTLLILFFILGFKGLLAYGMTTVVVLLYRRYIYQLLGGMSGDTVGCMGPLSEVTFLLGLLALGGI from the coding sequence ATGATTAAAGTTTTAATCATTTATTTTCAATTCTTTACCCGGATTCCTATTCCTATTGCCGTCGACCATCCGCTAGAGCGCTACCGTCAGGGGATCTATCTGCTGCCGCTTTTTGGGGCCTTGCTCTTTAGTCTATTGGCTTTCATTTATGCTCTCCTGGCTTATGTGTTACCGATCCATGTCGTTTGGTTACTAGTCCTTATTTTTGAGACGGTAATCACCGGTGGCTTTCATATGGACGCCTTGGCTGATACTTGTGATGGGATCTTCTCAGCGCGTAAAAAAGAGGATATGTTACGGATTATGAAGGATTCACGCTTGGGGGCCTTTGGTGGCATTGCCTTGATCTTTTATTATTTGTTATACTACGTGCTTGGTAGTGAGGTCCTGAATGGTCTTTCTGGATTAGGCTCTCAAATGGGAGTAATTATTAGTCTGGGACTGATTTCCCGAGCCATGCTTGCCCTAGGTCATTGGCAGCTGGTTTATTCTGGCTACAACCCCAATGGTATGGGAAAAATGATGGTAGGGACTCCCAAATGGGGGATCTTACTGGGCCAGGTATTGACGCTTTTGATCTTGTTTTTCATCCTAGGCTTTAAAGGCCTCTTGGCTTATGGGATGACTACGGTAGTTGTTCTCCTTTACCGACGCTATATCTACCAGCTTTTAGGCGGTATGAGTGGAGACACGGTGGGCTGTATGGGGCCATTGAGTGAGGTCACTTTTCTTTTAGGCTTACTGGCCTTAGGAGGGATTTGA
- a CDS encoding ATP-dependent Clp protease ATP-binding subunit, whose amino-acid sequence MNTEKYSQEAMQVLKEAQNLAINKKHSEVTELHLLKAILDQDENSVIKLLTDQGIILGPLKEQVDTAVDKLRSPKGVKNLYISRNYQRLLLISEQVSRAQFESRVSLDHLFLALMKDEDFASAKLLALFEITADFYEQAMAKRETDKFQEGISKADLKQLLKYGRNLTQEAIEGRLDPIIGRDQETRSVIRILSRRIKNNPVLIGEAGVGKTAIVEGLAQRIVQGRVPDKLKNRIIFALNITSLISGAKYRGDFEERLEEVLGIIKDSKGRIILFIDELHNIVGAGNSSGSMDTSNILKPMLARGEILTIGATTTDEYKLYIEKDLALDRRFQKVLIEEPSEAATLSILRGIQSKYESFHQVNIKDPALVEAVRLSKRYLPNRKLPDVAVDILDEASAMVRMYTDELPEKIQDLEAELNKMETEAARLKNESDQVSQYRFKELMEQVAEQEKLLDQELANYHKEKDRIQEITRLKGELETLNQQKMEAQYERDLDKMSAYLAEEKSTKADLEELEQSTPYYNVSADVGINEIHEVVAQLAHMPKAEMESDPAAQIAKIESDLRENFVGADDLIDKIISLVTQSRSGLFNQAKPLLSLILAGESGTGKTYLARLIAQALFGGEEHLIALDMSEFRDASSNTKLIGSPPGYIGYESNNHLTEQIRTRPYSVVLLENIDYAHPDIFALIKQIVASGQIRDNKSRDVDFSNTVIIATLTLDGNADYQKQVSKRVNGQSLSDFDAVYYLQLFDKSEMEALIQLELDRLAKLLKDNQIKLSYQDELVKSLANYLVNDLDRHSANDLSQLMESEITTPIAQLRLNDQLPAFTNIELSQAKGGDRLVHIDYQQENGKQDN is encoded by the coding sequence ATGAACACAGAAAAGTATTCTCAGGAAGCCATGCAGGTGCTTAAAGAAGCACAAAACTTAGCCATAAATAAAAAGCACAGCGAAGTCACTGAACTCCATTTGCTCAAGGCGATTTTAGACCAAGATGAAAATTCGGTGATTAAATTATTGACCGACCAGGGAATCATTCTGGGGCCACTCAAAGAACAAGTGGATACCGCAGTGGATAAATTACGGAGCCCTAAAGGGGTTAAAAATCTTTACATTAGCCGAAATTACCAGCGTTTGCTTTTGATTAGCGAGCAAGTGTCGCGTGCCCAGTTTGAAAGCCGGGTGTCCTTAGACCATCTTTTCTTAGCACTAATGAAAGACGAAGATTTTGCTAGTGCTAAATTATTAGCCCTCTTTGAGATCACTGCCGACTTCTATGAACAGGCTATGGCTAAAAGAGAGACTGATAAGTTTCAAGAAGGTATTTCTAAGGCAGACTTGAAACAATTACTCAAGTACGGACGTAATCTTACCCAAGAAGCTATTGAAGGTCGCCTTGACCCCATTATTGGCCGTGATCAGGAAACGCGTAGCGTGATTCGAATCCTATCCCGGCGGATAAAAAACAACCCTGTGTTGATTGGGGAGGCGGGCGTAGGGAAGACTGCTATTGTTGAGGGTTTAGCTCAACGGATTGTTCAAGGCCGAGTGCCAGATAAGTTAAAGAATCGAATTATTTTTGCCTTAAATATTACCTCCCTAATTTCAGGAGCTAAATATCGGGGTGACTTTGAGGAGCGCTTGGAAGAAGTCCTTGGTATCATCAAGGATTCTAAGGGACGCATCATTCTCTTTATTGATGAACTTCATAATATTGTTGGCGCTGGAAATAGTTCAGGGTCCATGGATACCTCAAACATCCTTAAACCTATGTTAGCGCGGGGAGAGATTTTGACTATTGGTGCGACAACGACCGATGAGTATAAACTCTACATCGAAAAAGACCTGGCGCTAGACCGACGTTTTCAAAAGGTGCTCATTGAAGAACCTTCAGAAGCGGCCACCTTGTCCATTTTGCGAGGAATCCAGTCTAAATATGAATCTTTCCACCAGGTCAATATTAAAGACCCTGCCTTAGTGGAAGCTGTCCGTTTGTCTAAACGTTACCTACCCAACCGCAAGTTGCCTGATGTCGCTGTCGATATTCTGGATGAAGCTTCGGCCATGGTGAGAATGTATACGGATGAATTGCCTGAAAAGATTCAAGATCTTGAGGCTGAACTCAATAAAATGGAAACTGAAGCGGCCCGCTTAAAAAATGAAAGTGATCAGGTCAGCCAATACCGTTTCAAAGAATTAATGGAACAGGTAGCTGAGCAAGAAAAGCTACTCGACCAAGAATTAGCGAATTACCATAAAGAAAAAGACCGCATCCAAGAAATCACTCGCTTGAAGGGTGAGTTAGAAACCCTGAACCAACAAAAAATGGAAGCCCAATATGAGCGGGATCTAGATAAAATGAGTGCTTATTTAGCTGAAGAGAAAAGTACCAAGGCCGATTTAGAAGAACTTGAACAAAGTACTCCCTACTATAATGTATCGGCAGATGTGGGAATCAATGAAATTCACGAAGTTGTTGCCCAGTTAGCCCATATGCCTAAAGCAGAAATGGAATCAGATCCTGCTGCTCAAATTGCTAAAATTGAAAGTGACCTGCGGGAAAATTTTGTTGGTGCAGATGATTTAATCGACAAAATCATTAGTCTGGTTACCCAGAGTCGGTCGGGCTTATTTAATCAAGCCAAGCCCTTGCTTTCTTTGATACTAGCAGGGGAGTCGGGGACCGGAAAAACCTATCTGGCAAGATTAATTGCTCAGGCGCTATTTGGAGGTGAAGAACATCTTATCGCTTTAGACATGAGTGAATTTAGAGATGCCTCTTCCAATACCAAATTGATTGGATCACCACCAGGTTATATTGGTTATGAATCGAATAACCATTTAACTGAACAAATTCGAACCCGCCCCTATTCAGTTGTTTTGTTAGAAAATATTGACTATGCCCATCCGGATATCTTTGCTTTGATCAAGCAAATAGTTGCTAGTGGTCAAATTCGCGACAATAAAAGTCGGGATGTTGATTTCTCTAACACAGTGATTATCGCTACCCTGACTTTAGATGGGAATGCGGATTATCAAAAACAAGTAAGCAAGCGGGTGAATGGACAATCGCTAAGTGATTTTGATGCCGTTTACTACTTACAGCTATTTGATAAAAGTGAGATGGAAGCTCTTATTCAATTAGAGTTGGATCGCTTAGCCAAACTCCTAAAAGATAATCAGATTAAACTAAGCTATCAAGATGAATTAGTCAAGAGCTTGGCGAATTATTTGGTGAATGACTTAGATCGTCATAGTGCCAATGATCTCTCCCAATTGATGGAGAGTGAAATCACTACGCCAATTGCCCAACTACGTCTTAATGATCAACTACCAGCATTTACCAACATAGAACTTAGTCAAGCAAAGGGTGGTGATCGGCTAGTTCACATTGACTACCAGCAGGAGAATGGCAAGCAAGATAATTAA
- the arcC gene encoding carbamate kinase, with amino-acid sequence MSKIVLALGGNALGSTPNEQKEAVKTTAQSIVDLIEAGNEIIVSHGNGPQVGMINLAMDVSAKSDAGTPEMPFPECGAMSQGYIGFHLQNAIENELNKRGVDKAVASVITQVVVDKDDPAFDNPTKPIGAFYSEEEAQALSDKGFAVKEDAGRGYRRVVASPKPIDIVEKDFIQDAFDQGNIIVAAGGGGIPVVEAEDGYDGVPAVIDKDFSSAKLAELVEADLLIILTAVEKVAIHFGKENEEWLDELTVDQAKEYTEAGEFAEGSMKPKIEAALGFVESKPGNQAIITSLEKAEEGIKGQNGTLIK; translated from the coding sequence ATGAGTAAGATAGTATTAGCTTTGGGTGGTAACGCCCTAGGAAGTACTCCAAATGAACAAAAAGAAGCAGTAAAAACAACTGCCCAATCCATTGTTGATTTAATTGAAGCGGGCAATGAAATTATCGTTTCCCATGGAAATGGACCGCAAGTTGGTATGATTAACCTTGCTATGGACGTTTCTGCAAAAAGTGATGCCGGCACACCTGAAATGCCATTCCCTGAATGTGGGGCTATGAGTCAAGGTTATATTGGCTTTCATTTGCAAAATGCCATTGAAAATGAGTTAAATAAACGTGGTGTTGACAAAGCTGTTGCATCAGTGATTACTCAAGTTGTGGTAGATAAGGATGATCCAGCCTTTGATAATCCAACTAAACCGATTGGCGCTTTCTATAGTGAAGAGGAAGCTCAAGCCCTAAGTGACAAAGGATTTGCAGTGAAAGAAGATGCAGGTCGGGGTTATCGTCGGGTGGTGGCGTCACCTAAGCCTATTGATATTGTTGAAAAGGATTTTATCCAAGATGCTTTTGACCAAGGTAACATTATTGTTGCTGCCGGTGGTGGTGGCATACCAGTAGTTGAAGCAGAAGACGGTTATGACGGGGTTCCAGCTGTCATTGATAAAGATTTTTCAAGCGCTAAATTAGCTGAACTCGTTGAAGCTGATTTGTTGATTATTTTAACCGCGGTAGAAAAAGTGGCAATCCACTTTGGTAAAGAAAATGAAGAATGGCTGGATGAATTGACTGTCGACCAAGCCAAAGAGTATACTGAAGCCGGTGAGTTTGCTGAAGGCTCAATGAAGCCAAAAATTGAGGCTGCCCTAGGCTTTGTGGAATCAAAACCAGGTAATCAAGCCATTATCACCTCCTTAGAAAAAGCTGAAGAAGGTATTAAAGGTCAAAATGGTACCTTAATTAAATAA
- the cbiB gene encoding adenosylcobinamide-phosphate synthase CbiB encodes MLAIYRLLAFLIDLWLADPPNWPHPVKFYGRFIRGYERVSQFDKKKPMTQTFLGGVLVFLLLIIILLVSSLILYGAKRLSPILYALVWIYLTYTCFAVKGLADEANGVLEAMKKGGLQAGRQQLSRIVGRETSQLSEEEVYQAVIETVAENLSDGFVAPLFYVILFGPVGGLIYKGINTLDSMIAYLDDRYQYFGYFAAKLDDLANYIPARLTCLLIVLASGLLGLDMASAWKISFRDGRAHRSPNAGYPEAAAAGALGVQLGGTHVYHGQPIEKPTIGDTQKKIGPQQVKASIALLYTSASLAMALSMLMMLISS; translated from the coding sequence ATGCTTGCTATTTATCGTTTGCTGGCCTTCCTGATAGATCTATGGCTAGCTGATCCCCCAAACTGGCCTCACCCGGTTAAATTCTATGGCCGCTTTATTCGTGGTTATGAGAGAGTTAGCCAGTTCGACAAGAAAAAGCCGATGACCCAAACTTTTTTAGGTGGGGTCTTAGTCTTCTTGCTCTTAATTATCATTTTGCTGGTTAGCTCCCTCATACTCTATGGAGCTAAGCGCTTGTCGCCCATTCTCTATGCGCTTGTATGGATCTATCTCACCTATACCTGTTTTGCCGTCAAGGGACTAGCTGATGAAGCAAATGGAGTCTTAGAGGCGATGAAGAAAGGTGGACTACAGGCGGGACGTCAACAACTGAGTCGGATTGTTGGGAGAGAAACTAGTCAGCTCAGTGAGGAAGAAGTTTACCAAGCCGTCATTGAGACTGTTGCTGAGAACTTAAGTGATGGCTTTGTGGCCCCCTTATTTTACGTGATCTTATTTGGCCCGGTGGGTGGGCTCATCTATAAGGGGATCAATACTTTAGATTCGATGATTGCCTACTTGGATGACCGTTATCAGTATTTTGGTTATTTTGCGGCTAAGTTGGATGACTTAGCAAATTATATTCCAGCCCGGCTTACTTGCCTTTTGATTGTTTTAGCTAGTGGCCTTTTGGGCTTAGATATGGCTAGTGCTTGGAAGATCAGTTTCCGGGATGGCCGCGCCCACCGCAGCCCCAATGCAGGTTATCCAGAAGCAGCAGCGGCCGGTGCCTTAGGTGTTCAACTGGGCGGAACCCATGTCTACCATGGCCAGCCCATTGAAAAACCGACCATTGGGGACACTCAAAAGAAAATTGGCCCCCAGCAAGTGAAAGCCAGCATCGCCTTATTGTATACCAGTGCCAGTCTAGCCATGGCTTTGTCGATGTTAATGATGCTCATTAGTAGCTGA
- the metE gene encoding 5-methyltetrahydropteroyltriglutamate--homocysteine S-methyltransferase gives MKTSLIGYPRVGRLRELKFATEKYFRQEITAGELEATAQAIRKDQWLKQAQAGIDFIPVNDFSYYDNLLDAAFQLNIIPKRYQDLELSALDTYFALAKGYQGPAGDVKALAMKKWFNTNYHYIVPEFDKDTEIRFHTERLKAIIEEAKTLKINGKVVFPGPFTLLKLSRYRGQSQAQDFLTGLIIAYQDLVKLLNNEEVQWLQLDEPYLVHDLTHEDIKLFKDLYQGLLSQKDQVKVLVNTYFGDVRDVYQELTHLAIDGIGLDFIEGKKSQELVEHYGFPKDKTLFLGLVNGKNIWRNNYQSSLVLIKDLKSQGINLVLSTSCSLLHVPYSLDNESALPEKYQKHFAFAEEKLGELNDLSQLIDTDYNKDPRFQANQDLFTDRPDSYDPKVQERLAAIPKEAYQRSIPFDEREKAQKAFFNLPLFPTTTIGSFPQTKEVKLKRKAFKNGEISQADYQNFLKEKIKDCVHLQEDLGLDVLVHGEFERNDMVEYFGEQLNGVLFTEKAWVQSYGTRCVKPPIIWGDVSRAQSMTVSWSVYAQSLTKKPMKGMLTGPVTILNWSFPREDISVKDSTLQLALAIRDEVLDLEANGIRIIQVDEAALREKLPLRQSDWYTEYLDWAIPAFRLVHSGCHKETQIHTHMCYSEFTDIIPAIDAMDADVITFEASRSNLEILDSLKENHFTTEVGPGVYDIHSPRIPSVSEIKEALDKMLQKVKPEKLWVNPDCGLKTRGEKETQASLKHLVQATKELRHENQGIV, from the coding sequence ATGAAAACATCCCTGATAGGCTACCCTCGTGTAGGACGACTTAGAGAACTAAAATTTGCCACTGAAAAATATTTCCGCCAAGAAATTACCGCTGGCGAGCTAGAAGCAACCGCCCAAGCTATCCGTAAAGACCAATGGCTTAAGCAAGCTCAAGCAGGCATTGACTTTATTCCTGTTAATGATTTTTCCTACTATGATAACCTCTTGGATGCTGCTTTCCAATTGAATATTATCCCTAAACGTTATCAAGATCTCGAGCTCTCTGCTCTCGATACTTATTTTGCCTTGGCTAAGGGCTATCAAGGACCAGCTGGAGACGTAAAAGCCCTAGCTATGAAGAAATGGTTTAATACCAACTACCACTACATTGTACCTGAGTTCGATAAGGACACTGAAATTCGCTTCCACACTGAACGATTAAAGGCAATTATTGAAGAAGCCAAAACCTTGAAAATTAACGGCAAGGTGGTCTTCCCTGGGCCCTTCACCCTTTTAAAACTCTCGCGTTACCGCGGTCAAAGCCAAGCCCAAGATTTTCTAACTGGTCTTATTATTGCCTACCAAGACCTCGTAAAACTGCTTAATAATGAAGAGGTCCAATGGTTGCAACTGGATGAGCCTTACCTAGTTCATGACTTAACTCATGAAGATATCAAACTATTCAAGGACCTCTACCAAGGCTTACTCAGCCAAAAAGACCAAGTTAAAGTCTTAGTAAACACTTACTTTGGTGACGTTAGAGATGTCTATCAAGAACTCACCCACTTAGCAATTGATGGGATCGGTTTAGACTTTATTGAAGGGAAGAAGAGCCAGGAATTGGTTGAACACTACGGCTTCCCTAAAGATAAAACCCTCTTTTTAGGTTTAGTGAACGGGAAAAATATTTGGCGCAATAACTACCAAAGTTCCCTAGTCCTGATTAAAGATCTTAAGAGCCAAGGAATTAACCTGGTCCTATCTACTTCCTGTTCCCTGCTTCATGTGCCTTATAGCTTGGATAATGAAAGTGCCCTACCGGAAAAATACCAAAAGCATTTTGCCTTTGCTGAAGAGAAGCTTGGCGAATTAAACGACCTCAGTCAATTAATTGATACAGATTATAACAAAGATCCTCGTTTCCAAGCCAACCAAGACTTATTTACTGACCGTCCTGACAGTTATGATCCTAAAGTTCAAGAGCGTCTAGCTGCTATCCCCAAAGAAGCCTACCAACGCTCAATACCTTTCGATGAAAGAGAAAAAGCGCAAAAAGCATTCTTTAACTTACCTCTCTTTCCAACAACAACTATCGGTTCTTTCCCTCAAACCAAGGAAGTTAAACTCAAGCGCAAGGCCTTTAAAAACGGTGAAATAAGCCAAGCGGACTATCAAAACTTCCTCAAAGAGAAAATTAAGGACTGCGTCCACCTGCAAGAAGACCTGGGTCTTGATGTTCTAGTCCACGGTGAATTTGAAAGAAATGACATGGTCGAATACTTTGGTGAACAGTTAAATGGAGTCTTATTCACTGAAAAAGCCTGGGTTCAGTCATATGGTACCCGCTGTGTCAAACCACCAATTATCTGGGGCGATGTATCACGGGCTCAATCAATGACTGTTTCCTGGTCAGTTTATGCCCAATCCCTCACCAAGAAACCAATGAAAGGGATGTTGACCGGTCCCGTAACTATCCTAAACTGGTCCTTCCCTCGAGAAGACATCAGCGTGAAAGACTCCACCTTGCAACTAGCTTTGGCTATCCGTGACGAAGTCCTTGATCTAGAGGCCAATGGTATCCGCATTATCCAAGTCGATGAAGCCGCCCTACGGGAGAAACTTCCCCTTCGTCAAAGTGACTGGTATACAGAATACCTCGACTGGGCCATTCCAGCCTTCCGCCTCGTTCACAGTGGCTGCCATAAGGAAACCCAGATCCACACCCATATGTGTTATAGCGAATTCACCGATATCATCCCAGCAATCGATGCCATGGATGCTGATGTCATTACCTTTGAGGCCTCACGTTCTAACTTAGAAATTCTGGATTCCTTAAAAGAAAATCATTTCACTACCGAAGTTGGTCCTGGTGTCTATGATATTCATTCCCCACGGATCCCTAGTGTCAGTGAAATTAAGGAAGCCTTGGATAAAATGCTTCAAAAAGTTAAGCCTGAAAAACTTTGGGTCAATCCCGATTGCGGTTTAAAGACCCGGGGTGAAAAAGAAACCCAAGCCAGTCTTAAGCACTTAGTTCAAGCAACAAAGGAGTTGCGTCATGAAAACCAAGGAATTGTTTAA
- the metF gene encoding methylenetetrahydrofolate reductase [NAD(P)H] — translation MKTKELFKGKTLFTYEVFPPNAKSSSASIYKTLDGLKELDPDAISVTCGALGSDNRLKSIEIASLIKNYGIESVIHLPCLYETRASIDEKLAELKAANIENILVLRGDPKPGQSPKEDFPYAADLIRYIKSKEDFNLIAACYPEGHVDAPDPITDIRYLKEKVDAGSDQLISQLFLDNDYFYRFLERADLAGIDVPIEAGIMPVTNKKQIESMARICGVQIPDKFRRAMEKYQDNPLALRDAGLAYAIDQIVDLISHGVDGIHLYTMNNPYVARYIYQAVKNLL, via the coding sequence ATGAAAACCAAGGAATTGTTTAAGGGCAAGACCCTCTTCACTTATGAAGTCTTTCCGCCCAATGCTAAGTCATCCTCTGCCAGTATCTATAAAACCTTAGATGGTCTAAAAGAGCTTGATCCCGATGCCATCAGCGTGACCTGCGGAGCCTTAGGTAGTGATAACCGCCTAAAAAGTATCGAAATTGCCTCTTTGATCAAAAACTATGGGATTGAAAGTGTTATTCACCTGCCTTGCCTATATGAGACTCGGGCTAGTATCGATGAAAAATTAGCTGAATTAAAAGCAGCCAATATCGAAAATATCCTAGTCTTACGGGGTGACCCTAAACCTGGTCAAAGTCCTAAGGAAGACTTTCCCTATGCAGCTGACCTTATTCGCTACATCAAGTCAAAAGAGGACTTTAACCTCATTGCCGCCTGCTACCCAGAAGGCCACGTGGATGCCCCCGACCCCATTACCGATATCCGCTATCTTAAAGAAAAAGTCGATGCCGGTAGTGACCAATTAATTAGCCAACTCTTCCTAGATAATGATTATTTTTATCGTTTCCTAGAACGGGCTGATTTAGCGGGCATCGATGTTCCTATTGAAGCTGGCATCATGCCAGTCACCAATAAAAAGCAAATTGAAAGCATGGCTCGGATTTGTGGCGTACAAATCCCCGATAAATTCCGCCGCGCTATGGAGAAATACCAAGACAACCCCCTAGCTCTACGCGATGCCGGTCTGGCCTATGCCATTGATCAAATCGTTGACCTGATTAGCCATGGCGTGGATGGGATCCACCTCTACACCATGAATAATCCCTACGTCGCTCGTTACATCTACCAAGCCGTTAAAAATTTATTATAG
- a CDS encoding histidine phosphatase family protein — MDLYLARHGQSVRNVDGQFYGRLDPHLTPLGQRQAQTLGQTLSGKRIDRLVTSRMQRTQETAQIIADSLKTENDFQAFPWTREADLNERDLGVWEGKTAQEIEAMDPKTWWEYIDQPFLTTPAEAESYFAFRDRVLKALFRVFSSASDGGSYFLLGHHGWLRLLVSRLLNLDVKYFDCHFTQGKIYRYAIDQTLFLNRLIEAIEEGDEKCQNMVEI, encoded by the coding sequence ATGGATCTTTATTTAGCTCGGCACGGCCAAAGTGTTCGCAATGTTGATGGGCAATTTTATGGCAGACTGGACCCGCATTTGACCCCCTTGGGACAGAGACAAGCCCAGACCTTGGGGCAGACACTAAGCGGAAAAAGAATTGACCGTTTAGTAACCTCTAGGATGCAGCGTACCCAAGAAACTGCCCAGATTATTGCAGACAGCTTAAAAACTGAAAATGATTTCCAGGCCTTTCCCTGGACTCGGGAAGCTGATTTGAATGAACGTGATTTGGGTGTCTGGGAAGGGAAAACGGCCCAAGAAATCGAAGCCATGGATCCAAAGACCTGGTGGGAATATATTGACCAACCCTTTCTTACTACTCCAGCTGAGGCAGAAAGCTATTTTGCCTTTAGAGATCGGGTCTTGAAGGCCTTATTTAGAGTCTTTAGCTCTGCTAGTGATGGGGGAAGCTATTTTTTACTGGGGCACCATGGTTGGTTGCGCTTATTGGTCAGCCGACTCTTAAATTTGGATGTGAAATATTTTGATTGTCACTTTACCCAGGGAAAGATTTATCGCTATGCGATTGACCAAACTTTATTTTTGAACCGGCTAATCGAGGCTATTGAAGAGGGGGATGAAAAATGCCAAAACATGGTGGAAATTTAA